One window of the Thermococcus sp. P6 genome contains the following:
- a CDS encoding acyltransferase, which yields MAEEPKKYFVHPLAVVEEGAEIGEGTRIWHFAHVRKGARIGKNCNIGKDVYIDVDVEIGNNVKIQNGVSVYHGVKVEDDVFLGPHMTFTNDLYPRAFNEEWEVVPTLVKKGASIGAHATIVCGVTIGEYAMVGAGAVVTRDVPPFGLVFGNPARLKGFVCYCGRPLKEKVGEDENHVIFRCSHCGREVKVDKEDYERYLKEKDL from the coding sequence ATGGCCGAGGAACCTAAAAAGTATTTCGTTCATCCCCTTGCGGTCGTGGAGGAAGGTGCCGAAATAGGGGAGGGGACGAGGATTTGGCACTTCGCCCACGTAAGAAAGGGGGCGAGGATAGGAAAGAACTGCAACATCGGCAAGGACGTTTACATAGACGTTGATGTTGAGATCGGCAACAACGTGAAGATTCAGAACGGGGTGAGCGTTTATCACGGTGTTAAGGTTGAGGATGACGTTTTTCTCGGCCCGCACATGACCTTCACGAACGACCTCTATCCAAGAGCATTTAACGAGGAATGGGAAGTGGTTCCGACTCTGGTTAAAAAAGGCGCCTCAATAGGGGCCCATGCGACGATAGTCTGCGGGGTAACGATTGGTGAATATGCCATGGTCGGAGCAGGGGCTGTTGTAACCAGGGACGTTCCACCCTTTGGGCTTGTCTTCGGAAACCCGGCGAGGTTAAAGGGTTTCGTCTGCTACTGCGGAAGGCCACTGAAGGAAAAGGTCGGGGAAGATGAGAATCACGTGATTTTTAGATGTTCCCACTGTGGCCGGGAGGTTAAAGTTGACAAGGAAGACTACGAGAGGTATTTAAAGGAAAAGGATCTGTGA